The DNA window TCTGCATAGAAGGCCAACGCCACAAGATGGAACTCCAACTCTATGCCTGAATTCCTGGAGAAGAACTAAAAGCAGACCTCTGGCAAAAAGACCATGAACCTTGCCATCCGTGCACTTGTAGAGGTATAATAAATTCACTTTTTATTTTCTTCCAGTTTAATTTAGCTACAAACCTAATGAAGTCTTGGTAATCATGGTATTTTTTTTTGTTGCAACGCATGGGCTTGATTCTAGTATAACTTATAAAACAAGGTATGATCTATACCATTGATTGTTATAGTCATCCAAGAGTCTTGGTTAATCCCAAATACAACTTTTATAATCTCAACAAAAAAATATCTCTATCGTTGGTAGCCGAGATCAAATGATGAATCCAAATATTTAATATCGAACACAACTAATATGGTTGACCAAATTAAGGGATACATAAATCGAACATTTCATATCAAATATTACCATACTTATCTATCCAGGAGTCCATATACAATACTCAACCTATTCTTAAGATGCAATCTAATACTACTTGGATGTGTCAACCATAGAGTCCAGCTCTGCTATTACATTTCTGTTTTGATCTAATTGATGTATACATGATTTATTAGATGCGgtaaatctttttattttttgcaaCATTAGATATGACATAATTGAATGTTCAACTTTATATTATCTATTGATGCCTACGTTTATAGCATAACGTGATATATTGATGCAAACGTGAAACTTTGTGTATGTGCCAACTTTGCCTACATGTCCAATGTACATTTTTTTGAGAAATATGTCCAACGTACATGAAACATGTTATAAAAACATACGTGAAAAGTCATGGCCACATGGGCTTGGTGGTCCGTTCGGTCGCTCCCTGCTGACCTCGTGCTCTCTTCCATCTGCATCCTATCGCTCGCCATACAATTGGTCGCACCCTATTGCTTCTATATCCAGGATTTGACAATAGTTTTTTTTCATTTACTaggttaattaattaattagttaATTAAAAAACCTAAAAAATCAAGGGCTCATATTTGTTTGGGGTATTACCTCTTAGTAAGCAAAGGGAGTACCATGCAATATTGTTAAAACTTATCGTGGTTGCAAGCGGAGGATGGTTGAGAACCTCTTAGTCACACTGTGCTAGATGAAGAGGAGGATGACAAACTTATGTTGGAATCCCCTCCACTCCATTATGTCGCGTGTGGAAAAACAAGGAAATTTTGAAGGAATAGCCTCATGAGCCTTCTTCAGTCTTGTAATTATAGACAAATAGTTGTAGAGGGGGCGGGTATGTACCTCACAGATCACTCTACTGTGCATAATGCAGTTGGTTATTGGATAAATTTTTACTCTTGATCAGAACAGAAATTATTCATCAAACAGTGTTTGACTGACAAATGAAGGGAGTGGTCTAATACCAAATTTGTTAGCTCGATGGTAAATTCATTGCTCTGGACTTACTTTGAAACATCACAAGTTTCTTGTAAAAACTGACATTGGTTACTACAACAAATTTGATTTTCAGAGGTGGGCCACCTGATGCGACTACCACTTAAGATAGAATTTGAAAGGCAATTGGCTTAGGTGGCCTTCTTTAGAAAATCGATTTTTAAGAAACTATTAAGTAGAACAAAAATAGAGCAGGTTATTAAACTCACGATATATACAGTAGAGACAGACCTATGAAAATTCAGTTTCTACCCCTTCTGAAAATTGATACAAACAGTATAGCTGGAGGCCCTTAGTGGACCACCATAAAAATAAAATGGGCCTACACAAACCGTTTTTATAACAGTTAATAATTATCCAAAAGATCGTCTATCCCCTATATCATCGAAAGGCATTGAAGTAGCTAGGCACATGATAGATGCGAAAGCTGATAATCAGTAAAATAACCTGCAACATGTATAGAGACCCTAATGATGCATGCCTCTTTAAGTAGTCTTAAAGTATCAGACTAAAACACTGATCAATTATAGTGCATAAAATTTTTTCAATAGCATTGGGTAGGTAATGTGTACCTTTTTCCTTTGATGAATTTACGAAGTTTAATGATGAGCTGCCATTCATCCAGTGGCATCAGATCAGGAACGGTGTTCCTTCCATTATACTGATCAAAGAAGGGTTTCTCGTCCTCACCATTAATGAGATCAATTAGAATGTCTCGCAGGACTTTCTTTGGGTCAGGATTACGGCCCACTGGAACAAAAGCACCACAATCAAATTGATGATAAACCTTGTCATATACTGCCTTGGCAAGAGTGGTCTTGCCCAATCCTCCAAACCCAACAATAGAGATTTTTCATCTCATTGCTGGACCTGTCACCCTCACGTATGGACAGCATCTCAATGAGTTTATCCCTTGGCTCATCGATGCCAACGAGCTGAGATGCTTTTGTGTAATAAGCTGAAAGGCGAGGATCAACAGTTGTTGCAGGTGCAGGATTGGCCACAATATCATCAATTTTGTACCTGTCACGGCTGTCGGCGACCTCCTGAAGCTGCTTCTCGATGCCATCAATGGCACTAATGATGTCGCGACGAGCCTTGAACTTGCCAATCAGGCcactcatcttcttcattgcacgTTTGAGCCAGCCATGGTTTACAGGCTCGCCACCCTCGACATGCAGGAGGAAGGTGTCGAGGACATCCTCCATGTCATAAGATGCATCCCTAACTTGGCGAGCCCATACCTTGACCTGCTCATCGAGCTGATCCCACGGCACTGCCGCCACCTTGTGGAGGGCGGCCTCGATGCTCTCCAGCTCCCGAGTGACGAAGTCCACCTTCTTCTTCACGTTCTTCTGCAGCTGGTATTCAGATTGGATCAACTGGAGCAACTTGGGGACGAGCTTGCCCATCGCCCCCAAGACCACAGCCATGGTGGGGATCTCTCAAGTTGAATCACTCAAGGGTTCTGCTTGCTTGCTTTGCTCTCAAGGTTTGTTGCTGTGGATTAATGCTCTTCTGTATGTTAAAAAGCACCAGGGCTTGCTGGTCTCTCACTCTCTCCTATTCACTGACGGTCCGTATTGTTTTCTCCTTGGCACTGCAAGGATCTGATCTGATCTGTAGTCATGTGCGCGCATGTAGCTTTACAGTTTTTTTTCGATAGAAGCTTAGCACtggatgtttttttcttttttacagTTAAGTGTGGATCTTTGTCGGCCACAGCAACCATGAGTCCATTACCATGTGCTTTGGGCTCGCTTCACAAGGTACTCGCATCCTTTCCGGTGTACTTTATTAGAAGGGTTTTGAGGTGTAAAATGCGATAGTGGAGACGCTTACAACCGCTGGTATGTAGGAGAGAATGACATTACTGCTGGGTGTATTCACGTGGCTGGCAACACGGCTACATCTTTTTATGATCGCGTACAGCTAGCAGACGGGTCTATTGAGGTGTACGCCTCCTTCCTCGCAACTGCGACGAACATTATTGATTCGCTGGTAAACCACTGTCAACACGCGTCCCTAATGGTTGTTGCGGCATGCGCCCGTTCTTTCTAGGTGTTTTCGTCTGAGCGAGTATAGCAAAGAGTTGCAGGTAAAAAGCATTGATTATATGGCACCAGGATGGTCAGCCTCAAATGAAAAGGTGGCGACTTTCAAATTATATATGTCCTTGAGATCTACAAAATTCATATAAATATAATCTCTCCTTATGAGCTCATATGAAAAGGTTATAGTTTTTAAATGTGTTAAATAGAAAAGTGCCATCTCACTATTTTTCCTGTGCGAAATACGATACACTACTAAAAAAACTACTTCACTTGATAATGACTTCTAACTTCATAGGTGACAATTTTATCGCACTGTCTCTAGAGATCATTTCGGCGCTCAAAAACCATGCCCACATTAGAAAATGGATTTTAGAGGCAGTCCTGTTAATGCACCCGCCACTAGAAAACCCAAGGCATAAGAACAAACCTGGCCCAATTGCGCGCCCATTCTTAATCCTAACTCTCTTTTATCACTCATGAAGATGACTCGTATAGTGACTGCAAACCTGCTCCAATGCCTTACGATATTGTACCCTATTAACGAAAAACCGAAGAATAAAAGGGGATTCACTATGCTGGGTATCCTAGGGTgtttcactactggaaactcgaattgttctgtgggtgacgaatttttctgtgcgtttttttcgGCACGCATAGAATAATTATGATTTTTCTATCGGTTTCAAAATATCCCGACAaaaaaatacgaaaacccacagaataattatataatttttctgtgtgtgacaatacacacacggaaaaaatcagcactcacagaaaaattcaacTTATTCTGTCAGTTCTtttaaaacgcacagaaaaaatatatacacgcacagaaaaaatattattattctgTCGGTTATTTTAAAACGCATAGAAAAAAACATTCGTACGCACGGAAAAATTCATACGACCAGACCCCTCCCTTCTTCTTACCCTCTTCTCGCGTCTTCCTCCGCACTCGCGTCTTCCTCAGCATACGAaccccagcgccccctccccctcccttcttcttcctacgCTGGACCCTAGCgccccctcccttcttcttccccggcaccCGGCGCccagtgcccctcccctccctgccgccgcccctctccttcttctccccttcttccctggcgctgcccctccccggccttcttcttccccggcgccacCCCTCCCCGGCCTTCTCCGGCGCCGCCCCatcctctcccggatccggccctccctctcccggatccggccggtggaGGCCGGTGCCGGCTAGATCTGGGCTCTGGTGGTGGCGGGCGGCGGGCAGCAGGCTTCGTGGtgctggcgtggtggtggtgatccccggcgccgcccctcccgggccttcttccccggcgccacccctccctctcccggatccggccctccctctctcGAATTTGGCCGGTGGAGGCCGGTGGCGGCCGGATATGGGCTCTGGGCTCTGGCGATGGAGGCCAGTGGCGgcttttttttttaattccaTACTTTGCACAACATTGCAGATCTGATTACACTCATTCCCAATCCGGTTGATCACATTCTGGATATAGGCTTGTTGTGTGCTCCAATGGTAAGATATCGACTCCATGTAGTTTGAAGTTTTTTAGTGTCAAATTCGTATTGAAGGCTAAGATCACTGTAAATTGGCAATTATCCCatcatattgtcaatctcatttTAGAATTAGATGTGGTATGTAATGTGCAGTCAACATGAATTCTTTATTTCTCCAATAGCACATGATTGTCGTCCTACATGCATTTTTTTTTCTACTGCCTATATTTAGCTACTTTATAGCTGCTCTGAAATTGTTGGTTGAAATTTTAGAGCTGCACATGAATGATTGTTCCATTATATATCCTGATATGGGCTGCCGTAGCAAGTTCCATGCATAAAAGTTGTCAAGTGTTAGCTAAAACAGCACTGAAAAAAATATTTGGTTTGATAAGATTTGGGAGGCTAGCATGTTGTTTAACTATTTATTTGCATGAATCTTAATTCATTGTTTACACATGTCTTTAGGACCATTTTAGTGTTTTGCACAACACTATAGATATGCTTTAGAGTTTCAGGAGTATGCTTATTTCAAGTTCCATACTAATCTGGCTTGGAAAACTGTTTGTAGTGTacatttcttgttaagtatgcaCAACTGTTAGGCTTCACTGATTGATGCAGTCCTTTAATCATCGAACAGATAAGCGAGTGGGGAAAGTAACTTGGGATATTTTGACAGTCTCGTGCcgcgctgctctccccttccctaactatgccttgtgactttttttgttttgtactactcttgagtggctgtgatgaatcaagttttcattagagaacttctgcactttagcaccttatgagctggtacttgggatagtttgttctgtttgctgcttaactaggatggcttgtaccagtacaagcaaccagttctatggccagttcaattcccattagagagagagaattaaattaagctccaggtgaaattaagttgcagttgtcatgctgataatgggtaaatctgaaCTATTTCTtgagttcttttgctcttgttcttttgcTCCAGGTGAAACTTAGGTAATACTTTCAAATgtgaaatttctggagatggtcAACTTCTACAAGAATGTTCTTCTCCTCTATTGTTAGTTCAAACCGTTGTGTTGGTGGAGGTGAACCCCTCTCATCCGGTCTCCCTGGGGTCTCCCAGGATTGTTTCTTTGGCTGCTTCTATTACCAGATTTGGCACCCCATCCATCTGCTTTCTAGTCCTTGTTACTAGAATCAGCTGTCGCTTTCCATTGAGCAGTACCTTGTGAGTTCTCAGCAGGCACAACATTCCATCTTATCTTTCTCACCCCAACTGGATCCTGCATTAGACTTGGCATTTGGTCTTCCAATTCCATCTCCAGCATTCCAAGCAAAGCCTCCCCAAGTCACGCTCGCCTCCCGTGCTCACCTTTGCCCTCGTCGTCCTGGTAATTCTAGCTCTCTGTCTGTTACCCGACTGCTACTGCTATTAGTTGTAATTTTCCGGATGCTGATGGTGTTATGTGCTCATGTTTGCAGGGTGTCATCCTTCTCATGTCTGGTTGTTCCTAGTGCTTTGCTGCTTTGCTTCCATGCTGCTTGAGAATTTCCTAATTGTTCCTAGTGTTTTAGTACTATGATATCGATTTGTTTTTTCTTCCTTAGTTCTGACCTGTGAATTTATATGATGACTAGCAGTAGTAACATTTGTATATTTAGTAAAAAGTTAATATTTCTATGTGGTTCATAGTAGAATTGAAAATACAGTTGTGTATATGTTGCTTGCGTCTAAAAATTCAGACCATGCATTAGCAGTTACCATGCATTAGCAGTTACCATCTGTTTTTCTCTTTATGGTGTCCATGTTATTGCATTTCTGCTTGATATGGAAAGTTACATGACAACCTTGCAACAGGAACTCTATGAATGTATTCAAGAGCAAACCTTGTAAATATATAGCGGGATGCAGTGCTCAGATCACTCTTGTAGTGAACTACTGCaactctcttttcatttcttgagAATGAAATGTACATCCTATTTAATTAGATGTGTGTCTATGGTAAGAAGAGTCCGTGTTTTCTGTGTAATATATATGCACTTGTCTGTATACTTATGAGTTGCTACACTGTGCCAAATGGGTTTGGAGCTCCTAAACATATGAAGGTCCCCTTCCACAGAATTCACTGGGCAGCATGCATTGCTGAAAGGCCCTTCTATGAGGATAGTTTTTTTTAAATAGTTTAGTAATGATAAGTAATCGGATCCAAAAAATTCAGTTCTGGAAATATTTTCAGAGCAACATTATTATCGGATAAGAACCTTTCTGTTGCTTTTGTATTATTCTTATGTCATTCTATTGCTTTTGTACTTTTATCAATGGGATGTCTATGATTGCTAAATTGGATTGTTTTTGTGCTTCTAGGGTTTGGAAAAGATTCTGGACCAACACATGGTCAAAGTCTGCAATGGCTGACTGTCTTCAGGTATTCTCATTTGAACTAGtttttttataattatttttatttattattgATGTTGACAATAGGCATATTTCTTATTTCATCTCCAAAATGATGTGCCTCTGATTTTCTAATTAGAGTTAGTGGAGAAAAGTATTAGGTCTTTCGGTTTTGTTGATGAAACCAAATATTAGCTAGTATCATCTAAGCTATAAGATCTTACTGAAATTAACTAGTTCATAAACTTACTGAAATTTGTGGACTAGTGTCTAAACACTATCTTGAGTTATGGTTAATTCAGTTCAATGTCTATTAgaaattacttttatctttaCCTCTGAATATTTTTTCCTATTCACAAGATTACTCTAATTAATGAAAAATGGTCTTTTGCAGGAGGCTTTGGGAATTTCTTAGTTTGAGAATAGATTGTAGATATGTTGATCAGTAGCCGTGCTTTGTTTATATGGTTTCAATAACATTGTGTTTTGTAATTGTATAATGACATtgaaacattgagtccattgttatgaacaacaatgatatgtaacaactttCATGCTGATTATATGTATCGAGATTGCTGAatgtaacatgttgatgcatggCTAAATGATACTATTCATGTATGATGAAATATGATGATAGTCATTAGTTATGAGCCGTGCTTGTAGACTTCATTACTGTATGGATTTTTTTGTGAGGctggctacacagaaatattatttttaatctgggcgaaatgaatttttctgtgagttcactagaccgacagaaaaaaaacatgtgttttcctgtgcgtttatttctttttttctgtgtggactaacacacagaaaaattagttttaatctgggtgaacacaatttttctgtgcgtgtgagaTCCACAGAAAAATTATTTCTGATGGTGAACCCACAAAAAAGTTGATTTTTCTGTCATTTTATTTCTGTGGGTTATTTTCTGacggtacaccgtcagaaaaatatttttctgacggtattcgaaTTTTTTCATGggttttcgcacacacagaaaaaagaGAGATTCCAGTAGTGTTTGAAGGCTATACTGACTCCAACTGGATATCTAATGCTGATAAAATGTATGCCACAAGTGGAAATGTGTTTACCTTTAGAGGTGGTGTTGTTCTATATAAGTTATGCAATGGAGCCTTGTCCTAGGCATGCCGCTGTGTCGCCGAGCCCGCTCCCGCACATGCCACTGCcgtgagcttgcactactacaaaaatgattttacgAGACACTGCCCAAACATTAACTTAGGCagtcacaaaatccaaccgcctcATAAAATGCCAGACGATTAACGAAGGCAGTTGTTTTATTTACCGAGGCACCAAAAAATGACTGCCTCGCAAAATCGATTTACAGAGGCGGTCATTTTATTTACGAAGGCGGTTAGAAAATGCCCGTCTTCGAAAAtggatttaccgaggcggttggTCTATTTTTGGAGGCGATCGTCCTAAGGCGTTCGCCTCTATAAGTCCTTTTTCGGTGGCAGGCACACAATAAGGCCCGCCTCCGAAAATACTAGCCCAGCTCTGAGCCCACAACAACCTTCATTGGTGGGGAAGGGGCCTCTGTCGGCCAGAGGAAGATAGCCGCTGTCGCTGGTGAGGAAGGGGCTGCTGCTAGCAAGCGCGAGAGGAAAGGGAGCCCCACGGCTGGTCTGGCGGCGCCGGCGctagggccgccatggccgcgcgtCTAGTCGTGTTGCTGTCGAAGGCAACCGTGCCCGCGCATCTAACCGTGCCGCCAGGGCCCTCATGTGAGGGCGGACCGTGCTACCGTCGTCCTTACCCGGATGTGGGCGCCACCGCAGGCCCTGGGTGCACCGCTCGTCGTCCTCCATGAGCTAATACCATTTGAAGGAGGGGTTGCGTCCTCCGTGAGCAAGACGACAGCAACGCCACCCCTATGCACCCCGATCTGGATCTAGGAGAGTCGCTGGCAGGGGACGAGCGCCTCCGTCGAGGTGCTGTTTCCGCTCGGGCAGGCCACGCCAGCGCCGCGGGGCAGGTCACGCTACCACTCAGAGTAGGGGCGCCGGCGTTGGGAGAGGAGATGTGGTGCCGACATTTTAAGAGCTGGCGGGGTGGTGATTGTGGATCGTGgatttgggagagagagagagagagagagagagctagcatTAAGGTGGGATTCATGGACCGGACAGAATTAAAGATTCCACTGCGGTCATCACAGACCAGAGCAGTACTAAAAGACGGCgattttagagcatctccagcagctCACGAATATTTCATCCCCAATAAGATGGTATTGGTAATCACCAATACTGCTTGTTCTGATTATTTGGGGAGAAGCTCCAGCAGATCACCAATATTTCATCCCCAATTGatatgggtcccacctgtcagtgaaaAAGGCTATATTTTTCCCCACATGGTCGTCTCCCTCCCCTCACTGCTTCATTCTATCGCAACTGGCCTGCTACCGCTGCCGCTTTCTCTCACCCACCGGTCACCTCTTTC is part of the Miscanthus floridulus cultivar M001 chromosome 9, ASM1932011v1, whole genome shotgun sequence genome and encodes:
- the LOC136480716 gene encoding disease resistance protein PIK6-NP-like is translated as MGKLVPKLLQLIQSEYQLQKNVKKKVDFVTRELESIEAALHKVAAVPWDQLDEQVKVWARQVRDASYDMEDVLDTFLLHVEGGEPVNHGWLKRAMKKMSGLIGKFKARRDIISAIDGIEKQLQEVADSRDRYKIDDIVANPAPATTVDPRLSAYYTKASQLVGIDEPRDKLIEMLSIREGDSGP